The Sus scrofa isolate TJ Tabasco breed Duroc chromosome X, Sscrofa11.1, whole genome shotgun sequence genome has a segment encoding these proteins:
- the LOC100515519 gene encoding nucleolin-like — protein MGEEGDEDEGRDEEGEEDEEDKEEEEEEDSEEEDDDSEEEDEDFVDQEEVEKLGLPGAKAPDAAAFKLGYFFQRLMIPKSVPVFEEDEYLDEYYDEEEEDENEKPEELEMDVVSKEGSHEK, from the exons atgggagaggagggagatgaGGATGAGGGGAGAGACGAGGAGGGTGAAGAGGATGAGGAGGacaaagaagaggaggaagaggaagacagcGAGGAGGAAGACGACGACAGCgaggaggaagatgaggattTTGTGGACCAAGAGGAGGTGGAGAAGCTTG GTCTTCCTGGGGCCAAAGCACCAGATGCTGCTGCTTTTAAACTGGGATATTTTTTCCAGCGACTTATGATCCCAAAGTCTGTACCAGTCTTTGAAGAGGATGAATATCTGGACGAATATTatgatgaagaggaagaggatgaaAATGAAAAGCCAGAAGAACTCGAAATGGATGTGGTCTCAAAAGAGggcagccatgaaaaataa